A region of the Gigantopelta aegis isolate Gae_Host chromosome 11, Gae_host_genome, whole genome shotgun sequence genome:
ctccgcaccctctggcagaaacccagggtaggtattaaaataattatttggtgtagagtatttttaatatgacaattttattatgctttaataatcgacattagctttaaaactaattaaccatcattccttctggccacagtacatatgttgttcctgccaaagtgttagcattttaattttaatgacactatactgaactgactataaacattgttaactaacgtaataattcacgttttgaaggtgttttgttataaggttaacaaaccaactagatcaagagacgttagtatggggtcattatgggctgtcggtgaaaataaatttggtaattataggtaaataaatgtgaagtttaaatattcgtatgtgaacaaattgcattacctttatttaatgtatatcttaagtacatacttgttttaattttcactttGTAAAAGTACCATAatctgctgtatttagttggtgtaaagcccaTTCGAtgacaataatgcgtccatgttttaaaacaactttcgttttttttttaaatcgaaaccatgatgttggccaTTTCTTGGGATGCactgctgttactgttgcagttaaacactgcgcagttaaccatcatataattacatcgacagtatataataacactaattatcttgtaaattaaatttccgataaacctggagaccaaaaaaaaaaaaagacgacgactaaaaggcacaaccaaagaatcaacacgtgtaccagtattgcttggtaactctcaccgatgacgttTTGCCACGCTTTcattcagatctatgcataatcccgcccacttctgtttttaccccaaacctaagacgcgcatctgaccggtgcctcgcagcaagccgggcgttagagtaatgcggtctttgacgctaacttaatccattacacactacatgtcttttggtgtccggtctcctttaattactctttatcattactgtatgattttcttaaccctaaacttaaagCCATTTTCGTTCTGGGGGAGGCTCCCCATACCCTGTGCTGACTGTGCttacattcaattccatagcgcaaAAATGTTTTCCACatccaaaaatttctttctggcagaaacactggtaaACAAGGTCAgatctggcacttgccaaattcgccattTGAGAATATCAAAAAcgactggcaaattttattttcatttggctaAAGAATTTCcagtattaattgatattttgttaccaaataactgggtatctataaaatttggaagtttaataaataatttggcaaaatattcTTCTGATCGAGAGCTAGTcctgctaatatatatatatatatatatatatatatatatatatttgttcctAGGTACGAACATATTGTGATGCAAACTTCAGTTTGGCTAAAATACAGACATTAGGGCAGTCATTtggcattacatatatacagacactgattttcatatgtaattttagtggtCATCAAAACTATGTTGCATGgaaactgtaaaacaaacatgGTCCCTTTaaactctatatatatatatatatatatacacaaacacccatacccatatatgtacatgtatacaagtatgAGCATTCACcaatacactatatatatatacacaaacacccatacccatatatgtacatgtatacaagtatgAGCATTCACCAatacgctatatatatataatatacacaaacacccatacccatatatgtacatgtatacaagtatgAGCATTCACCAatacgctatatatatatatctatatatatacaaacacccatacccatatatgtacatgtatacaagtatgAGCATTCACCAatacgctatatatatatacacaaacacccatacccatatatgtacatgtatacaagtatgAGCATTCACCAatacgctatatatatatatatatatatacacaaacacccatacccatatatgtacatgtatacaagtatgAGCATTCACCAATacgctatatatatacacaaacacccatacccatatatgtacatgtatacaagtatgAGCATTCACCAatacgctatatatatatacacaaacacccatacccatatatgtacatgtatacaagtatgAGCATTCACCTGtacgctatatatatatacacaaacacccatacccatatatgtacatgtatacacgtaTGAGCATTCACCAatacgctatatatatatacacaaacacccatacccatatatgtacatgtatacaagtatgAGCATTCACCTGtacgctatatatatatataatatacacaaacacccatacccatatatgtacatgtatacaagtatgAGCATTCACcaatacactatatatatacacaaacacccatacccatatatgtacatgtatacaagtatgAGCATTCACCTGtacgctatatatatatataatatacacaaacacccatacccatatatgtacatgtatacaagtatgAGCATTCATCAatacgctatatatatatacacaaacacccatacccatatatgtacatgtatacaagtatgAGCATTCACCAatacgctatatatatatatatacaaacacccatacccatatatgtacatgtatacaagtatgAGCATTCACcaatatgctatatatatatataatatacacaaacacccatacccatatatgtacatgtatacaagtatgAGCATTCACCAatacgctatatatatatatacacaaacacccatacccatatatgtacatgtatacaagcagtgttctcgctgctccatttaagcggagtggcccgccccgctattccattttgccgccctcctttcacgttccccgccctcctttatttttgagctcCCTCCTTTATTTTAAGCGCCCCTCTTTATGtcccagcacctatctccgctattaccaaatgcacttttttccccacaaaaaacaatgatcagtctgcacactggacattaaaggaaacaagccgtgttgtgtacgaaaaagcaattgacgaaacatttacgacagttaccgtaacgtaatttaacatatttttaacagcctctattttgtccaatatctgtatccatttgtatgtttgatagacacaataaaagttatattttatgtaagcaatgaaaccatttaatttttttacggattcggcaatctccgattgaaaaaccCCCTCTTATATGGCGCCAAAATTGTCACGGAtcagaacttttttttttttttttgcttttcgtttattggtgggttttttttttaagggtgtggtgccgaacggccgccctcctttatttttcacccagcgagaacaatGACAAGTATGAGCATTCACCAatacgctatatatatatatacaaacacacatacccatatatgtacatgtgtacatgtatacaagtatgAGCATTCACCAatacgctatatatatatatatatatacacaaacacccatacccatatatgtacatgtatacaagtatgAGCATTCACcaatacactatatatatacacaaacacccatacccatatatgtacatgtatacaagtatgAGCATTCACCAatacgctatatatatatatacaaacacatatacccatatatgtacatgtatacaagtatgAGCATTCACCAatacgctatatatatatatatctatatatacacaaacacccatacccatatatgtacatgtatacaagtatgAGCATTCACCAatacgctatatatatatatatacacaaacacccatacccatatatgtacatgtatacaagtatgAGCATTCACCAatacgctatatatatatatatatacaaacacccatacccatatatgtacatgtatacaagtatgAGCATTCACcaatacactatatatatacacaaacacccatacccatatatgtacatgtatacaagtatgAGCATTCACCAatacgctatatatatatatatacaaacacccatacccatatatgtacatgtatacaagtatgAGCATTCACCAatacgctatatatatatatatatatatatacaaacacccatacccatatatgtacatgtatacaagtatgAGCATTCACCAATAtcctatatatacacaaacacccatacccatatatgtacatacttaTGAAATGAACATTCACCGGTATCCTGAAATTAACATGTCCCTAATTTAAAGCGAGTGACGGTGGGCAAACTAAAAcgtgacatgaaattaatgtgagtggccaccatatgaaatattactttcttAATAACATCCATGTGTATCTGAGTTACAGGTGTCTTTAATGTGATCGACTCACTAACATTTCagtgtacacatcagttaacaTGTTTAGTCCATAGTGTTTTTCGTGCAAAGCACATTTTTGCTGCAATAATTCACCTAATGGCTTGACTTGACTTGAAagtttttacatgctcatataccacgaaggtttcgagcatgtctatcccgaatcccgtctctggataccagtggcctgactcggggcagAAAACTTTAATgggcaattttgaattttactcttaaaataaaaaatgggacctatttaaattttgatgcgcattccaaatagaaataataataataatacagatctctagaattttatttttaatattttggtcTCAAAAAAGATCGGGCagtctaaaaattaaaataaactatgGTATTTATCCTTACAATTAATTGCTCCTTAGACTAAAAAAAGAGGGGGATGTTGGCCAGGAAAGGGGGTAAGTTAATCTACACCCAGGGGAAAGTTAATCTACACCCAGGAAGTTTTGTTACCTAATGGgtagagttcgacaaatccgttAGCCCGACGCCCAGGGCTAGTGCTTATTAACACAGAGCTAGTGATAAATGCAAAACCAGTAGCCTGGTGGGCTAATGGcttaaaaaaaccctccaaaaaacccataacaacaataacaaaagaaCACCGCTAGCTCACAATGTTTTTCCTACACTGACGtatgtttgataaatgttattttgacattggtCATCAcataatatcaacaaatcaGTAAGTATATACTAATATTCAACTTGAACAAAATTTCTACAAAATGCAGTAACAAGAATTTACTACATCATCaattacaacaatacacacCATACAGACTGTTTTCTTTTCACTTTCAAGTTTCATTTTcactaaataatactaatattaataatactaaaaaaaaaaagaattttttttgtacTCTGTAcaacaaaaaagagaagaaaaaaacaggtTAGCCatggttgtttttttagatACTATAGGGGTTGGGTTCCTTGATATGCTGAGAAAGTTACAGCAAACatgaacagtaaaaacaaagaaatggtcCGACTCGGGATTAAcgtgctaaaacccattcacgCGTGATATATCGTGATGGCTTTTGCTGGATTGTTTGACAATTTCTCTTGCCTACGTtgaattgtgctccagttgttaatgtattagaattttaagCTTTGTTCATTTTACTAGCGTGTGATACATAGCTTACTGGACTATTGCTGGACAAAACATAGAAATGAATGAgtcacattatttattaatgccaataaaacaaactcgcagttttcgcattaatattatgatcgcattaatttcaggatctacagtatacaCAAACACccatatgtacatacaatttACAAAGTAACATGTATGAACAGTCACCAATTCATTTCTAAAATGAGCAATGCCGCCACTGCCAAGAGCAATTCAAATTCATTTCCAAAATCCCCgttaattaattactaaccTGTAAACATTCATGTGCTGCTGTTGCTGCATTGATGTATTGTAAACCGATGGATGACCGAAATTCATCTGCGAATACTCTCCCGAATCCATGCTCAGCATATTTTGATTTGAGTCCATGTAATAAGCTTGTCCCTTCGCAACATATGACTCCTTTTTCCCAGTGAAATCGAACGGCTGTACATTCACCGAGGGACTGCTGCCACTGCCACCGACAGTTCCACCGATGGCGCGGTTCTGATTAATGCTGCCACTGCCACTGACGGTGCCACCAATGGTGCCACCGCCGGTGCGATTCGGATTGATGCTGCAGCTGCTGCGGCCGAGATAGTCATACGGACTGTTTCCGGGGACAGTGTATGGAGCCACCTCGGACTTCATGCTCGGCGTCAGACGGGGCATCATCTTTGACTTCTGCGAGTGTTCGCGGAACTCCTGGTCAATGTCGAAGCTACACTCGGAACTGGAGCTGTTGAAGCCCGAGTTGAAGTCGGTCGAAACTTCACTGAGGCATTCCGGCTCGGAGTTGGGCATGTCAGCAAAGTGGACCGATTTCTGAATGTTCGACATGGGCGCCAGCTCGACATTGCCAACGGTTACTGGACCCCGGGCGATGCCGACCGAGTTCGAATCGTGAATGGACGGAATCATCGATGCCACATCCTCCGCTTTGATCCCCGATTTTTCATAGTCACTGTAAGTTCGTTTGGAATAGTAGCCCTGATCCAAGGGTGAATCGAGTGGCTGAGCATAGGGGGAGTTCATCGGCATGCCCATGCGATCAGTGACGCAATGCTGGGCAAGTTTCGCATTCATCATCCTCTGATGAGGCATATTCTGAACATTCACAACAGGAGGCACCATCTTGCCCATTCTCTGACAGTTTGCCAGGTTGGACATTCTCTGCATATTTCTGCTGTTCATATGCTCCGCCGAAGCCATGGGAATTTGCTGATTCTGTCCATAGTGTAGTGTTCCCTGCTGCTGATTGTGGGCTGCCGTACCAGTGTATGGGACGAAATGTGGCATGTTGTTCATACCGCCTTGTGCTTTGGATGATGCCCCCTGGAGAGCGTAGGACAGTGAGTTCAGTTTCGGAGAGTGGCACTGCTGTTTACCGGCAATCGATGGAATGCCAACTTTACCCTGAGGCTCAGATTTACACTGTGGATTGATGGACAGGGTTGACGACGACTGAATCTGCACCTCCCCCGGACCTGTGGGCAGGACCTGACTCTGTATCGTCGCGGACGCTGGCCGTTTCGGGGTGGGAGGAGTCTGTGGCATCTTGAAGACCTGCATGGAGGCGATCTGTGGTGATGGtggcagcagcagtagcgatgACTTCGAGGTCGTCGTCATTGTCGGACTCGTTTCTCCTGAGGTAGAGAGATGAAATCGCTTGGCAACAGGACTTGTTGATCTGCTGGATACGACCGTGCTCGAACCTCCCTGTGCCATCATCCCCCCCGATGCCATGGAAACGGGCCTCGCCCAGCTTGGCAACGAATCGGTGGCgtcgtttttgttgttgttgttgttgcactTGGCCAATGATGTTGATTTTACGGCAATCGTTGATGACTGCGACGACAGACTGCTGTTGAGGgcgggaggaggaggaggtggtGCTGTCATATAGGCGTCGGTCAAATTGTCTTGCTCCATGAGAAACTCGACGAAGTCCAGCTCCATGCCCTCTTTCATGCCAATGTCCTCGCAGATCTCATCCAGGAGTTCGTTCGGAAGTCTCTCGTCATCAACAGCCTGTGGGATCGGAGACGATGGCGTGGTTGGCGAACCGAGACCGTCCGGTTCCAGTGTGGTTGCACTTGATGCTGATGGACTTGGAGGAGCTTCACGATATTCCATAAGCTAGggaaagagaaaaagagagagtgagtgagtgagtgagtgagtgagtgagtgagtgagtgagtgagagagagagagagagagagagagagagagagagagagagagagagagagagagagagagagagagagagagaaaacatttattgagagagagagagagagagagagagagagagagagagagagagagagagagagagagagagagagagagagagagagagagagagagagagagagagagaaaacatttattgagAATAAgctagaataaaaaaaaaaacaaaaagccaCATTTAAATAGaacttattaatttttttgagaATAAGCTGgactga
Encoded here:
- the LOC121385634 gene encoding uncharacterized protein LOC121385634, with translation MKANKEITSFKLLEEDVCEEQPTAHMKKVVGLVLDKPDLKDQDVTNSFRNLMEYREAPPSPSASSATTLEPDGLGSPTTPSSPIPQAVDDERLPNELLDEICEDIGMKEGMELDFVEFLMEQDNLTDAYMTAPPPPPPALNSSLSSQSSTIAVKSTSLAKCNNNNNKNDATDSLPSWARPVSMASGGMMAQGGSSTVVSSRSTSPVAKRFHLSTSGETSPTMTTTSKSSLLLLPPSPQIASMQVFKMPQTPPTPKRPASATIQSQVLPTGPGEVQIQSSSTLSINPQCKSEPQGKVGIPSIAGKQQCHSPKLNSLSYALQGASSKAQGGMNNMPHFVPYTGTAAHNQQQGTLHYGQNQQIPMASAEHMNSRNMQRMSNLANCQRMGKMVPPVVNVQNMPHQRMMNAKLAQHCVTDRMGMPMNSPYAQPLDSPLDQGYYSKRTYSDYEKSGIKAEDVASMIPSIHDSNSVGIARGPVTVGNVELAPMSNIQKSVHFADMPNSEPECLSEVSTDFNSGFNSSSSECSFDIDQEFREHSQKSKMMPRLTPSMKSEVAPYTVPGNSPYDYLGRSSCSINPNRTGGGTIGGTVSGSGSINQNRAIGGTVGGSGSSPSVNVQPFDFTGKKESYVAKGQAYYMDSNQNMLSMDSGEYSQMNFGHPSVYNTSMQQQQHMNVYREMNVTDSMKASTMTQMQQQNMQAMQQQQQQQQQQQQQQQQQQQQQPQQSLYRSSPVLQSSSSFNSYSIAAMNQNGSSLLKAKQIAQAYGPQQGQVQSGQGYCAPPNECQGQSAVPPEYSGQSLSSRSTPSRLSGQSSNVQTGYTNLGVHGYEHGNFSAGNKTPVGNMYQMQQQQHQQPQPQTPGMMSPAATAATAGPSWTASNQQTPHNVQDMSHLKQPPVNSLHQQQQQPPMMAAVSHGPALGATPQQGTSLCGQSGGNPMVPCSQPNCQNCKNSSPNRPPILASQQTFIQHLITDRSNAFRSHPLFPLLRDLIIADMNFSSPSFPYQLISNLPAEFDKLLQNFLQRNPPSGTYQGNYAVESVIMDALRYAHSCLIEKIRVRQEQDKHTKTSSKSLSAIEEFCQNFDRAVRNSMPEQSVSQGNPMMMGSGQMAGDAMTAAIGSMAMATPSMSQGSFMPSMGKGIGLPSLAGPPFQSIKDAHDAMSDAGSMMSGANGQGGSKSESKKHPSLPKEAVAIMLDWLRNHKDNPYPNDDEKAMLIKQTGLTINQINYWFTNARRRILPKWAQCKS